Proteins encoded in a region of the Bacillus sp. T3 genome:
- a CDS encoding HPr family phosphocarrier protein, whose translation MLEKQVKVKLKTGLQARPAALFVQEANRLSSDIFLEKGGKKVNAKSIMGLMSLAISSGSEVSLMANGSDETEAIEALCKYICDEA comes from the coding sequence ATGTTAGAAAAACAAGTAAAGGTCAAACTGAAAACAGGTTTACAAGCACGTCCTGCTGCACTATTCGTCCAAGAAGCCAACCGGCTTTCATCAGATATTTTCCTGGAAAAGGGTGGGAAAAAGGTAAATGCTAAAAGCATTATGGGTTTAATGAGTTTGGCGATTAGCTCGGGATCAGAAGTCTCGTTAATGGCTAATGGTAGTGATGAAACAGAAGCAATTGAAGCCCTGTGCAAGTACATTTGTGATGAAGCATAA
- the rpoN gene encoding RNA polymerase factor sigma-54 translates to MTMDILPGDLQEIANQFRIPFSEAEMYLLILQKFDPAGIGARNLRECLLIQIQRLGSENELAQTIVSEHFTMFAEKKWKALARVLEIDVKEIQHVFDFILTLNPKPGAAFHFERAAYVVPDVMVVQEGEQFIVQLFDSIIPKIELNKEYISNISSYHDKTVKEFIHDKQQDFHWIVRSLEQRQKTILNVTSKIVEKQIAYFEKGPSYLKPMTMKEISEEIGIHESTVSRAVREKYVQTPFGTVELKSFFTNGIESVSDESMSSSKVKEAMEKFFKEENKQKPLSDLEMVQLLKEKQGIIVSRRTVAKYREQLGIPSSSKRKRYD, encoded by the coding sequence ATGACAATGGATATTTTACCTGGAGACCTGCAGGAAATAGCGAATCAATTTAGAATTCCATTTTCAGAAGCTGAGATGTATTTATTGATTTTACAAAAGTTCGATCCTGCCGGTATTGGCGCTCGAAATCTTAGGGAGTGTCTTCTCATTCAAATCCAACGACTTGGAAGTGAAAATGAACTGGCACAAACGATCGTTTCTGAGCATTTTACGATGTTTGCGGAGAAAAAATGGAAAGCGCTTGCAAGGGTATTGGAGATCGATGTTAAAGAGATTCAACACGTATTTGATTTTATTTTAACCTTAAATCCAAAGCCAGGGGCTGCGTTTCATTTCGAGAGAGCAGCGTATGTCGTTCCTGATGTAATGGTTGTTCAGGAAGGTGAACAGTTTATCGTTCAATTATTTGATAGCATTATTCCAAAAATCGAATTGAATAAAGAATATATCTCGAATATATCTTCTTATCATGATAAAACGGTAAAGGAGTTTATTCATGATAAACAACAGGATTTTCACTGGATCGTCAGGAGCTTAGAGCAACGTCAAAAGACCATTCTAAATGTAACAAGTAAAATTGTGGAGAAACAAATCGCTTATTTTGAAAAAGGTCCGAGTTATCTTAAACCAATGACGATGAAGGAAATTTCAGAGGAAATAGGTATCCATGAATCAACTGTGAGCAGGGCAGTCAGGGAAAAATATGTTCAAACTCCATTTGGAACGGTTGAATTGAAATCTTTCTTTACCAATGGGATTGAGTCAGTCTCCGATGAATCCATGTCCTCCAGTAAGGTAAAAGAAGCAATGGAGAAATTCTTTAAAGAGGAAAATAAGCAAAAACCTTTATCGGATTTAGAAATGGTTCAACTATTAAAAGAGAAACAAGGCATCATTGTTTCACGAAGAACGGTCGCAAAGTATCGTGAGCAGCTAGGAATTCCATCCTCCTCAAAACGAAAAAGGTATGATTGA
- a CDS encoding glutaredoxin family protein translates to MEPATVVTFYTRKKCHLCEIAKDMIMELQAEFPFTLQEVDIDSDDQLTELYGIMIPVVLIDGEEVQYGRIDKFVIRKRLQKKISN, encoded by the coding sequence GTGGAGCCGGCAACTGTTGTAACATTTTATACGAGAAAAAAATGCCATTTGTGTGAAATCGCAAAAGACATGATAATGGAACTGCAAGCAGAGTTTCCTTTTACGCTCCAAGAAGTCGATATCGACTCAGATGATCAGTTAACAGAGCTTTATGGAATTATGATTCCGGTTGTCTTAATTGATGGTGAGGAAGTTCAATATGGACGTATTGACAAATTTGTCATACGTAAACGTTTGCAAAAAAAAATATCAAATTAA
- a CDS encoding sugar-binding transcriptional regulator: protein MDSMIELQKRLLPDLLQVMQKRFTILQYIRLMQPVGRRSLAGSLSLTERVLRSEVEFLKDQDLIDISSVGMSLTSEGTQLLKKLENVMRKISGIADMERSLKHQLNIKKAIIVSGDSDESPWVKGELGRATANCMKDLLNGKNIIAVTGGTTMASVAEMLTSDLADKELLFVPARGGVGEVVKNQANTICATMAEKTGCKHRVFYVPDQVSKEIYESFIKEPYIAEILDLLHSASMVLHGIGDAIAMAERRHTSPEVLEKIKQHKAVGESFGYYVNEAGEVVHKVLTVGLQLEDIHNIEHVVAVAGGASKAKAIRAYMKQAPPSTILITDEGAAKQMLLG from the coding sequence ATGGACTCGATGATTGAATTACAAAAAAGATTATTACCTGACCTCTTACAAGTTATGCAAAAACGCTTTACGATTCTGCAATACATACGCTTGATGCAACCAGTTGGCAGAAGAAGCTTAGCGGGAAGTCTTAGTCTAACAGAACGAGTACTGCGCAGTGAAGTTGAATTTCTAAAAGACCAAGATTTAATTGATATTTCAAGTGTAGGAATGAGTTTAACATCTGAAGGAACACAGCTATTAAAAAAGCTTGAAAATGTAATGAGGAAAATATCAGGGATTGCTGATATGGAACGGTCACTAAAGCACCAACTTAATATTAAGAAAGCCATCATTGTTTCAGGTGATAGTGATGAATCGCCTTGGGTGAAAGGTGAGCTTGGCCGAGCAACAGCTAACTGTATGAAAGACCTGCTTAACGGTAAAAATATTATAGCTGTGACTGGTGGAACGACCATGGCATCCGTGGCTGAAATGCTAACATCAGATTTAGCAGACAAAGAGTTGCTGTTTGTACCCGCACGAGGTGGAGTTGGAGAGGTTGTGAAAAATCAAGCCAACACAATTTGTGCAACGATGGCCGAAAAAACAGGTTGTAAGCACCGAGTCTTTTATGTTCCTGATCAAGTAAGCAAAGAAATTTATGAATCCTTTATAAAAGAGCCTTATATTGCGGAAATATTAGATTTATTGCATTCAGCTAGCATGGTTTTACATGGGATTGGAGACGCTATAGCAATGGCAGAACGCCGTCATACTTCTCCAGAAGTTCTTGAAAAAATCAAGCAACATAAAGCTGTTGGCGAATCTTTCGGGTATTACGTTAATGAGGCTGGAGAAGTAGTTCATAAGGTTCTGACTGTAGGACTTCAGCTTGAAGATATTCACAACATTGAGCATGTTGTCGCTGTCGCAGGTGGGGCATCCAAGGCAAAAGCGATTCGTGCTTATATGAAGCAAGCTCCACCGTCAACGATTTTAATTACCGATGAAGGTGCAGCGAAACAAATGCTATTGGGTTAA
- the gap gene encoding type I glyceraldehyde-3-phosphate dehydrogenase, with protein MAVKMGINGFGRIGRNVFRAALNNPNVEVVAVNDLTDANMLAHLLQYDTVHGKLAETVSVDGDFLVVGSHRVKVIAERDPAQLGWGDLGVEVVVESTGRFTDRANAAKHLEAGAKKVIISAPASGEDLTIVMGVNEDKYDAANHHIVSNASCTTNCLAPFAKVLNDNFGIKRGMMTTVHSYTNDQQILDLPHKDYRRARAAAENMIPTSTGAAKAVALVLPELKGKLNGMAMRVPTPNVSVVDLVAELEKEVTAEEVNAALKAAAEGELKGILEYTELPLVSTDFNGSTASSTIDADSTMVMEGTMVKVLSWYDNETGYSNRVVDLADFMGKKGF; from the coding sequence ATGGCAGTTAAAATGGGTATTAATGGATTTGGACGTATTGGACGTAATGTTTTTCGCGCAGCTTTAAATAATCCGAATGTTGAAGTAGTAGCAGTTAATGACTTAACTGATGCAAATATGCTTGCACATCTTTTACAATACGATACTGTACATGGCAAATTAGCTGAAACTGTATCTGTAGATGGTGATTTCCTAGTAGTTGGCAGCCACCGTGTAAAGGTTATTGCTGAGCGCGATCCTGCACAACTTGGCTGGGGTGACCTTGGAGTAGAAGTAGTAGTTGAATCTACTGGTCGTTTCACAGATCGTGCAAATGCTGCAAAACATCTTGAAGCAGGCGCTAAAAAAGTAATTATCTCTGCTCCAGCATCTGGTGAAGATTTAACAATCGTTATGGGTGTTAACGAAGACAAGTACGATGCAGCTAACCACCACATCGTATCAAACGCTTCTTGTACTACAAACTGCTTAGCTCCATTTGCAAAAGTATTAAATGATAACTTTGGTATCAAGCGTGGTATGATGACAACTGTTCACTCATATACAAACGACCAACAAATCTTAGATTTACCACACAAAGATTACCGTCGTGCTCGTGCTGCTGCAGAAAACATGATCCCAACTTCAACTGGTGCTGCAAAAGCGGTTGCTCTAGTTCTTCCTGAATTAAAAGGAAAATTAAACGGTATGGCTATGCGTGTACCAACTCCAAACGTTTCTGTAGTTGACTTAGTAGCTGAGCTTGAAAAAGAAGTTACAGCTGAAGAAGTAAATGCAGCATTAAAGGCAGCAGCTGAAGGCGAATTAAAAGGTATTTTAGAATACACTGAGCTTCCACTTGTTTCTACTGACTTTAACGGAAGCACAGCATCTTCTACAATTGACGCTGATTCTACAATGGTTATGGAAGGCACCATGGTTAAAGTTCTTTCTTGGTACGATAACGAAACTGGTTATTCTAACCGTGTAGTAGATCTTGCTGATTTTATGGGTAAAAAAGGCTTCTAA
- a CDS encoding phosphoglycerate kinase: protein MNKKSVKDVTVKGQRVFCRVDFNVPMSEGQITDDTRIRAALPTIQYLVEQGAKVILASHLGRPKGQVVEELRLTAVAKRLSELLGKEVKKTDEAYGDSVKAEINTLNEGEVLLLENVRFYPGEEKNDPELAKAFAELADLYVNDAFGAAHRAHASTEGIAHHIPAVSGFLMQKELDVLGKALSNPERPFTAIIGGAKVKDKIGVIDNLLEKVDNLIIGGGLAYTFIKAQGHEIGQSLLEADKIDLALSFIKKAEEKGVKFYMPIDAVIADEFSATANSKVVGIDEIPADWQSLDIGPKTAELYSDVIKNSKLVIWNGPMGVFEMDKFAGGTKAVAEALAESTDTYSVIGGGDSAAAVEKFDLADKMSHISTGGGASLEFMEGKALPGVVALNDK from the coding sequence ATGAACAAAAAATCTGTAAAAGACGTAACAGTAAAAGGCCAACGTGTGTTTTGCCGCGTCGATTTCAATGTACCAATGAGTGAAGGCCAAATTACGGATGATACACGTATCCGTGCAGCTCTTCCAACCATTCAATACTTAGTCGAGCAAGGGGCAAAAGTTATTCTTGCATCCCACTTAGGTCGTCCAAAAGGACAAGTGGTTGAGGAATTACGTTTGACTGCTGTTGCAAAACGTCTTTCCGAGCTTCTTGGTAAAGAAGTGAAAAAGACAGATGAAGCATACGGAGATTCCGTAAAGGCTGAAATCAATACGCTAAATGAGGGAGAAGTTCTTCTTCTTGAGAATGTTCGTTTCTACCCAGGCGAAGAAAAAAATGATCCTGAATTAGCAAAAGCTTTTGCTGAGCTAGCAGATCTTTATGTGAATGATGCATTCGGTGCCGCACACCGTGCCCATGCCTCAACAGAAGGAATTGCACACCACATTCCTGCTGTATCAGGATTTTTAATGCAAAAAGAACTTGATGTTCTTGGTAAAGCACTTTCAAATCCAGAGCGCCCATTCACAGCAATCATCGGCGGTGCAAAGGTAAAAGATAAGATTGGCGTTATTGATAACCTTCTTGAAAAGGTTGATAACCTCATCATCGGTGGAGGTTTAGCTTATACCTTTATTAAGGCTCAAGGTCATGAAATTGGTCAATCATTGTTAGAAGCTGACAAAATCGATTTAGCCCTTTCTTTCATTAAAAAAGCAGAAGAAAAAGGCGTTAAATTCTATATGCCAATCGATGCTGTAATAGCAGACGAGTTCTCTGCAACTGCTAATTCAAAAGTAGTGGGAATTGATGAAATTCCTGCAGATTGGCAATCACTTGATATCGGACCAAAAACTGCAGAGCTATACAGCGATGTAATCAAAAATTCTAAATTAGTTATTTGGAATGGTCCAATGGGTGTATTTGAAATGGATAAGTTTGCCGGCGGTACAAAAGCTGTTGCCGAAGCACTTGCTGAAAGCACTGATACATATTCTGTTATCGGTGGAGGAGACTCTGCAGCGGCCGTAGAAAAGTTTGATTTAGCAGATAAAATGAGCCATATTTCAACTGGTGGCGGTGCTTCATTAGAGTTCATGGAAGGTAAAGCATTACCAGGAGTTGTAGCATTAAACGATAAATAA
- the tpiA gene encoding triose-phosphate isomerase, whose translation MRKPIIAGNWKMHKTLAEAKSFMEHVNELVPSKEKVDSVVCAPALFLEQLVLISKDYHVEIGAQNMHFEKSGAFTGEVSPVALADLGVKYVIIGHSERREMFNETDESVNKKTHAAFAHGLTPIVCCGETLEQREAGQTNDFVGGQIKNGLAGLTEEQVKQTVIAYEPIWAIGTGRSSSAADANEVCAYIRQVVAEQFSQEAAQAVRIQYGGSVKPENIKEYMSQPDIDGALVGGASLEAESYLQLLEAGSNE comes from the coding sequence ATGCGCAAACCGATCATAGCAGGAAACTGGAAAATGCATAAAACTCTAGCTGAAGCAAAAAGCTTCATGGAGCATGTAAACGAGCTAGTCCCTTCAAAAGAGAAGGTAGATTCAGTTGTTTGTGCTCCGGCTTTATTCCTAGAACAACTTGTGTTAATTTCTAAAGACTACCATGTAGAAATCGGAGCCCAAAACATGCACTTTGAAAAAAGCGGCGCATTCACAGGTGAAGTTAGCCCTGTTGCACTAGCAGACCTTGGTGTTAAATATGTAATCATTGGTCATTCAGAGCGTCGTGAAATGTTTAACGAAACAGATGAAAGTGTTAATAAGAAAACTCATGCTGCGTTTGCACATGGCTTAACACCAATCGTTTGCTGCGGTGAAACACTAGAACAGCGTGAAGCGGGACAAACGAACGATTTCGTTGGCGGACAAATCAAAAACGGTTTAGCTGGCTTAACTGAAGAGCAAGTGAAGCAAACTGTTATTGCTTATGAGCCAATCTGGGCAATCGGTACAGGTAGATCATCTTCTGCAGCAGATGCAAATGAAGTATGTGCTTATATTCGCCAAGTGGTTGCTGAACAATTTTCTCAAGAAGCAGCACAGGCAGTTCGGATTCAGTACGGTGGTAGCGTAAAGCCTGAAAACATCAAAGAATATATGTCACAACCGGATATTGACGGTGCGTTAGTAGGTGGAGCGAGCCTCGAGGCTGAATCTTACCTACAATTATTGGAGGCAGGATCAAATGAGTAA
- the gpmI gene encoding 2,3-bisphosphoglycerate-independent phosphoglycerate mutase gives MSKSPVALIILDGFGCRNENKGNAVAQANKPNFDRYWKNFPNQHLTASGEAVGLPEGQMGNSEVGHLNIGAGRIVYQSLTRVNVAIREGEFEKNETLVGAINHVKKEGTSLHLFGLLSDGGVHSHIQHMFALLRLAAAEGVEKVYVHAFLDGRDVGPQTAEGFIQETMDEMKRIGVGEFATISGRYYSMDRDKRWERVEKSYRAMVYGEGPSYTNPMDVVMDSYEKGIYDEFVLPSVITRESGEPVATIGDNDAVIFYNFRPDRAIQISNTFTNKDFRSFDRGPKHPENLFFVCMTHFSETVDGYVAFKPTNLDNTLGEVLSQNNLQQLRIAETEKYPHVTFFMSGGREAEFPGEERILIASPKVATYDLKPEMSAYEVTDALVDAINKDKFDAIILNFANPDMVGHSGMLEPTIKAVETVDECLGRIVDLILEKGGTAIITADHGNADEVITLEGNPMTAHTTNPVPVIVTKAGVELRDGGILGDLAPTMLDLLAIEKPAEMTGTSLIKK, from the coding sequence ATGAGTAAATCTCCCGTGGCATTAATAATCCTCGATGGATTTGGATGTCGTAATGAGAATAAAGGTAATGCAGTTGCGCAAGCAAACAAACCTAATTTCGATCGTTATTGGAAAAACTTCCCGAACCAGCATTTAACAGCTAGTGGGGAAGCAGTAGGATTACCAGAGGGCCAAATGGGGAACTCTGAGGTTGGACACCTTAACATCGGTGCCGGCCGCATTGTGTACCAAAGTTTAACACGAGTGAATGTGGCGATCCGTGAGGGTGAATTTGAGAAAAATGAAACCCTTGTTGGCGCAATCAATCATGTGAAAAAAGAAGGTACAAGCCTACACCTATTCGGATTACTATCTGATGGTGGTGTCCACAGTCACATTCAACATATGTTTGCCCTTTTGCGCTTAGCTGCAGCAGAAGGTGTGGAAAAAGTCTATGTTCATGCTTTCCTAGATGGTCGTGATGTTGGACCACAAACGGCTGAAGGCTTTATCCAAGAAACAATGGATGAAATGAAAAGAATCGGTGTCGGTGAATTTGCAACGATTTCCGGTCGCTATTATTCAATGGACCGTGATAAGCGTTGGGAACGCGTTGAAAAATCGTACCGTGCAATGGTTTACGGAGAAGGTCCTTCTTACACCAATCCAATGGATGTTGTAATGGATTCATATGAAAAGGGCATTTATGATGAGTTCGTTCTGCCTTCTGTTATCACGCGCGAAAGCGGCGAGCCGGTTGCGACAATCGGTGACAACGATGCGGTAATTTTCTATAATTTCCGTCCTGACCGTGCGATTCAAATTTCTAACACATTTACAAATAAGGATTTCCGCTCATTTGACCGCGGGCCAAAGCATCCGGAGAACCTATTCTTCGTATGTATGACACATTTTAGTGAAACTGTTGATGGTTATGTTGCATTTAAGCCAACAAACCTAGATAATACATTAGGTGAGGTATTGTCGCAAAATAATCTACAGCAGCTTCGCATTGCAGAAACGGAAAAATATCCGCATGTTACCTTCTTTATGAGCGGTGGCCGTGAAGCAGAATTCCCTGGTGAGGAAAGAATCTTAATTGCTTCTCCAAAAGTTGCAACCTATGATTTGAAACCAGAGATGAGCGCTTATGAAGTTACGGATGCATTAGTTGATGCAATCAACAAAGACAAGTTTGACGCCATTATCTTAAACTTTGCTAACCCAGATATGGTTGGACACTCAGGTATGCTTGAACCAACCATTAAAGCTGTTGAAACAGTTGATGAGTGCTTAGGCCGCATCGTTGATTTAATCCTTGAAAAAGGTGGAACAGCGATTATCACAGCCGATCATGGAAATGCTGATGAAGTCATCACACTTGAAGGCAATCCAATGACAGCACACACAACCAATCCAGTACCAGTGATTGTCACTAAAGCTGGCGTTGAACTTCGCGACGGTGGAATTCTTGGGGACCTAGCTCCAACTATGCTTGATTTATTAGCAATCGAAAAACCAGCAGAAATGACTGGAACTTCGTTAATTAAGAAGTAA
- the eno gene encoding phosphopyruvate hydratase: protein MPFITDVYAREVLDSRGNPTVEVEVFTESGAFGRALVPSGASTGEYEAVELRDGDKSRYLGKGVLNAVKNVNDIIADAIIGMDVTDQAGIDRTMIELDGTENKGKLGANAILGVSMAAAHAAADLVGLPLYRYLGGFNAKQLPTPMMNIINGGSHADNNVDFQEFMILPVGAPSFKEAIRMGAEVFHSLKKVLSGKGLNTAVGDEGGFAPNLGSNREALEVIIEAIKAAGYEAGKDIFLGMDVASSEFYNKETGKYDLAGEGRTGLSSEEMVSFYEELVNEFPILSIEDGLDENDWEGHKLLTERIGGRVQLVGDDLFVTNTKKLAEGIEKGISNSILIKVNQIGTLTETFEAIEMAKRAGYTAVVSHRSGETEDATIADIAVATNAGQIKTGSMSRTDRIAKYNQLLRIEDELGDLAVYDGLKSFYNLKK from the coding sequence ATGCCATTTATTACTGACGTATACGCTCGTGAAGTCCTTGACTCCCGCGGTAACCCAACAGTTGAAGTAGAAGTTTTCACAGAATCAGGTGCATTTGGACGCGCTCTAGTACCATCTGGTGCATCAACTGGTGAATACGAAGCAGTTGAGCTTCGTGACGGCGACAAATCCCGTTACCTTGGTAAAGGTGTATTAAACGCAGTTAAAAACGTAAACGACATTATCGCTGATGCGATCATCGGTATGGACGTAACAGACCAAGCTGGCATCGACCGCACAATGATCGAGCTAGATGGCACTGAAAACAAAGGTAAATTAGGTGCAAACGCAATCCTTGGCGTTTCTATGGCTGCTGCTCACGCTGCTGCTGACCTAGTAGGTCTTCCATTATACCGCTACCTTGGTGGATTCAACGCGAAGCAATTACCAACTCCAATGATGAACATCATCAACGGTGGTTCACATGCTGACAACAACGTTGACTTCCAAGAATTCATGATCTTACCTGTAGGAGCTCCTTCATTTAAAGAAGCAATCCGCATGGGTGCTGAAGTATTCCACAGCTTGAAAAAAGTTCTTTCTGGTAAAGGCTTAAACACAGCTGTAGGTGACGAAGGTGGTTTCGCTCCAAACCTTGGTTCAAACCGTGAAGCTTTAGAAGTAATCATCGAAGCCATCAAAGCTGCTGGTTACGAAGCTGGCAAAGATATCTTCCTTGGTATGGACGTTGCTTCTTCTGAGTTCTACAACAAAGAAACAGGCAAATACGATCTTGCTGGTGAAGGCCGCACAGGTTTATCTTCTGAAGAAATGGTTTCTTTCTACGAAGAGCTTGTTAACGAATTCCCAATCCTTTCAATCGAAGATGGTTTAGACGAAAACGACTGGGAAGGTCACAAATTACTAACTGAGCGCATCGGTGGACGCGTACAGCTTGTTGGTGACGACCTATTCGTTACAAACACTAAAAAGCTTGCTGAAGGTATTGAAAAAGGAATCTCTAACTCAATCCTTATCAAAGTTAACCAAATCGGTACATTAACTGAAACTTTCGAAGCAATCGAAATGGCTAAGCGCGCAGGTTACACTGCAGTTGTTTCTCACCGTTCTGGTGAAACAGAAGATGCTACAATCGCTGACATCGCTGTTGCAACAAACGCTGGTCAAATCAAAACTGGTTCAATGTCTCGTACAGACCGTATTGCTAAATACAACCAACTTCTTCGCATCGAAGACGAACTTGGCGATTTAGCAGTATACGATGGTTTAAAATCTTTCTATAACTTAAAGAAGTAA
- a CDS encoding nuclease-related domain-containing protein: MIISERKYPLKILFNNAAIGRLLPHHPKIPVILEDNRRKEAGHIGEQRLDRLLTTKLPPKDYHIFQGLHIPNKDGTYFQIDNLLYTATHIIPTEVKYMSGELSFDRASRPNDSTTK; this comes from the coding sequence TTGATCATAAGTGAAAGAAAATACCCTCTGAAAATCCTGTTCAATAATGCGGCGATTGGCCGATTATTGCCGCACCATCCTAAAATCCCAGTCATTCTGGAAGATAATCGGCGCAAAGAAGCTGGCCACATTGGAGAGCAACGGCTGGATCGATTATTAACAACTAAACTTCCTCCGAAAGATTACCACATATTCCAAGGGCTCCACATCCCGAACAAGGATGGCACCTACTTTCAAATCGATAACCTCCTTTATACTGCGACCCACATCATTCCAACTGAAGTTAAATACATGAGTGGTGAACTGTCTTTCGACAGAGCATCCAGGCCAAATGATTCAACGACTAAATGA
- the secG gene encoding preprotein translocase subunit SecG: MHAFLVTLLVIVSIGLIAVVLLQSGKSAGLSGAISGGAEQLFGKQKARGIDLILHRITIVLSVLFFILAILVTYFQL; this comes from the coding sequence ATGCACGCATTTTTGGTTACCCTTTTAGTCATCGTAAGTATTGGTCTAATTGCGGTTGTACTTCTTCAATCAGGAAAAAGCGCAGGTCTTTCAGGAGCTATTTCTGGAGGAGCAGAGCAGTTATTTGGAAAGCAAAAAGCACGGGGAATCGATCTTATTCTCCACCGTATCACGATTGTATTATCCGTACTGTTTTTCATTTTAGCGATTTTAGTTACGTACTTCCAACTTTAA
- a CDS encoding carboxylesterase, producing the protein MKIVQSKPFTFKSGKRAVLLLHGFTGNTADVRMLGRFLEKQGYTCHAPLYKGHGVPPEELVLSGPEDWWNDVITGYNYLKSQGHEEIAVAGLSLGGVFSLKLGYTVPIKGIVPMCAPMYIKSEEVMYKGILEYACEYKQREGKTPEQIEKEMEEYQQTPMKTLKALQNLIADVRDNVDMIYSPTFVVQARHDNMINMNSANIIYKEVESLFKEIKWYEQSGHVITLDNERDQLHEDIYQFLEKLDWKE; encoded by the coding sequence ATGAAGATTGTTCAATCAAAGCCGTTCACATTTAAATCAGGAAAAAGGGCAGTGTTGCTGCTGCATGGGTTTACGGGGAATACAGCCGATGTCCGGATGCTTGGTCGCTTTCTTGAAAAACAAGGCTACACATGCCATGCACCGTTGTATAAAGGACATGGCGTTCCACCTGAAGAGCTTGTACTGTCAGGGCCAGAGGACTGGTGGAATGATGTAATAACTGGCTATAACTATTTAAAATCTCAGGGACACGAGGAAATTGCGGTTGCCGGTTTGTCATTAGGTGGCGTATTTTCTTTAAAATTGGGATACACTGTTCCTATAAAGGGTATTGTGCCGATGTGTGCCCCGATGTACATAAAAAGCGAAGAGGTTATGTATAAAGGAATCTTGGAGTACGCTTGCGAATATAAACAACGGGAAGGAAAAACGCCTGAGCAAATCGAAAAAGAAATGGAAGAGTATCAACAAACGCCGATGAAAACATTAAAGGCACTGCAAAATCTGATTGCGGACGTGCGTGATAATGTTGATATGATTTATTCACCGACCTTTGTTGTGCAGGCTCGCCATGACAATATGATTAATATGAACAGTGCCAATATTATTTACAAAGAGGTCGAGTCCCTATTCAAGGAAATCAAGTGGTATGAACAGTCGGGACATGTGATTACACTTGATAATGAACGGGATCAATTACACGAGGATATTTATCAATTTCTAGAAAAGCTAGATTGGAAAGAATGA